Part of the Streptomyces sp. NBC_01353 genome, GGGAAGCAGTCTCCGCTCGGCCGCCCCGCCCAGCCCGCCGAGATGGCACCCGCCTACGTCTTTCTCGCGACAGATCAGGCCAGTTACATCACGGGCGAGATCGTCAACGCCACCGGCGGCACGCCACTCCCGTAGTTACTACGCCCGGCTGTCCCCGGTCGTCGCCTGCACGATGACCGTGCCCTGCCGCTTCGTACCGTGTCCCGCCGCCGATCATCGGGTGCGACGGCGTCAGAGTGCGACGCAGAACCGTCCGTGGTGACCCCGGTGCCACATCCCCCGTGGCCGCTTCGAGCCAAGCCTTTGTCGCCGGTTCAGTGGCCGAGGGCGCGCTTGAGTTCCGCTTTGTCCATCTTCGAACGGCCCTCGATGTTGCGCTGCTTCGCCTCGTTGTAGAGCTGCTCCTTGGTGGGTCCCTGCGAGCCGCTGTGGGAACGCTGCCCGCCGCGCTTGGAGGACGACATGTCCTGGGTCGAGGAACGGCTCACGGTCTTCGACTCGCCGGAGCGCGCGCGTTCCTTGTTGACGGTGCGCGCGGCGATCTCCTTGGCCCGCTTCGTACTCTCTCCGCGCTCCTCGGCACTCTCCTTGATGTGTTCATACTGGCGTTCACGCTTGGGGCTGGAACCGCGAGGCATGCTCATTCACTCCTTGGCGGGTGGGCGATCAATAACGAATCGCTGCACTGTCGGGTCGGAATCCGCCTCAGCGGGATGAAGAGGTTGCTTGGCCCGTCGGGGCCCATGCATGGCCATTGGTTCAGCAGGGCCAGGGTGCTTTCGGTGAGGGAGTCCGGCCATGTCGGGCGCCTACCCACGGCTGGATCGACACATTCACCAGCCGGCCGTGCAGATGGCGCCCGCGAGACCGCCCGTTCTCTGCTGTTCCGGCCGCTGCCGCCTCGCGGCCACGGCTGCGGCAGGAACCCGGCGGTGAGAACCCGGCACCGCCGCGGCCTGCCCACGTGAACGGGTCAATCCCGCCGCAGCACTGATATGACCCGGCGCTGCGCGGGTAGCGGCGGGTTCATGGAAGCCCAAGAGACCACACCGCTGCGCGCCGTCGCGCTCGTCTGCACTCTCTCCCCGTCGCCCACCCCTTCAAGTTCGCAGTTGTTGGCGGAACAGGCCATGGCCGCGCTCGGCGAACACGGCGTGACGGGACAGGTGATCCGGGTCGCGGACCACGACGTGCGGAGCGGGATCAGAACCGATATGGGCGAAGGCGACGCATGGCCGGAGATCCGGGACACGATCCTCAGCTCGGACATCGTGATCCTTTCGACGCCAATCTGGCTCGGTCATCCCTCCAGCGTCGCCCAGCGTGTGCTGGAGCGACTGGACGCGGAACTCGGAGAGACCGACAACGAGGGCCGCATGCTCACCTACGGCAAGGTCGCGGGCGTCTGCGTGGTCGGCAACGAGGACGGTGCGCACAAGGTCAGCGCCGACCTCTTCCAGGGCCTGAACGACGTCGGTTTCACGCTCGCCCCCAACGCCGTCACGTACTGGGTGGGCGAAGCCATGCACCGTACCGACTTCAAGGATCTCGACCCGACCCCTGAGAAGACTGCCGCCACCACGAAGACCCTGGCCGCCAACACCGCCCACCTCGCTCGTCGTCTCAAGGACACCGTGTATCCGCCCTCCTGACGCCGGGCACTCGGACACTTGTCGACTCGTGGTCAGGGTGCCGCATGAGTACGGGCGCAGGTGTCGTCGCCGCGTA contains:
- a CDS encoding plasmid stabilization protein, which encodes MPRGSSPKRERQYEHIKESAEERGESTKRAKEIAARTVNKERARSGESKTVSRSSTQDMSSSKRGGQRSHSGSQGPTKEQLYNEAKQRNIEGRSKMDKAELKRALGH
- a CDS encoding NAD(P)H-dependent oxidoreductase, translating into MEAQETTPLRAVALVCTLSPSPTPSSSQLLAEQAMAALGEHGVTGQVIRVADHDVRSGIRTDMGEGDAWPEIRDTILSSDIVILSTPIWLGHPSSVAQRVLERLDAELGETDNEGRMLTYGKVAGVCVVGNEDGAHKVSADLFQGLNDVGFTLAPNAVTYWVGEAMHRTDFKDLDPTPEKTAATTKTLAANTAHLARRLKDTVYPPS